The Caproicibacterium amylolyticum genome includes the window TGGCAGTTGCCATGCTGGTTCGTCTGGTGATTCGCGCGCCTTTTTTGGCGATTGGTTCGGTCATTATGGCAATTTCGATTGATTGGAAACTTGGCTTGATTTTTCTGGTGGCAACACCGCTAATTGGTCTTGCACTGTACCTTATTATGAGCCGCAGTGTGCCGTTCTTTAAAGTTATGCAGCAGAAGTTGGACCGCATTTCATTGGTTTCACGTGAGGGCCTTTCCGGGGTGCGCGTGATTCGTGCTTTTTCTCGTGAAAAGACGGAAGAAGGACGCTTTAATACAGCTGCAGAAGCACAGGCAGATATTGCGGTGCGGGTCGGCAAACTTTCCGCTTTGCTGAATCCGGTGACTTACATGATTATGAACTTTTCAGTAGTTGCCATTCTCTGGTTCGGCGGTACGCAGGTAAATACCGGCAGCCTGAGCCAGGGGCAGGTCATGGCGTTTGTTAATTATATGAGTCAGACACTGCTTGCCTTAATGGTCGTTGCAAATCTGGTGGTTGTCTTTACAAAAGCATCTGCTTCCGCTTCACGTGTTACAGAAGTGTTGGAAACAGTGCCTGCTATTCAGGAAAAAGGGGACAAGCCGGTTCAGCCGGTACCCGGTGTGCCGAAAGTGGAGTTTCGCGATGTTAGCTTTTCCTATGACGGCAGCGACAAATATGCACTGCAAAATATCAATTTGACAATCAATAAGGGAGAAACGATTGGCATCATCGGCGGCACGGGTTGCGGTAAAAGCACCTTGGTCAGACTGATTCCGCGCTTATATGAAACAACAAAAGGGCAGGTTTTGGTTGATGGTGTGCCAGTACAGCAGTATCCGTTTGCACAGCTTCGCCATCTGGTTGGCATGGTGCCGCAGGAAGCGCGCTTGTTTACCGGCACGATTCGCAGCAACCTGCGCTGGCGGAACCAAACTGCTTCCGAGGAGGAACTGCAGACGGCGCTGCGAATTTCCCAGTCGGCGGAATTTGTCAGCCGGATGAAGCAGGGGATGGACAGTATTGTGGAAGCTGGAGGCAAGAACTTTTCTGGCGGACAGCGTCAGCGCCTGACGATTGCCCGTGCGCTGGTTGGCAGTCCGCAGATTTTGATTTTAGATGACTCCGCCAGTGCGTTGGATTTTGCCACAGATGCGGCACTGCGCAAAGCAATTCGTGAGGAAACGCAGGATAGCACGGTTATTTTGGTTTCACAGCGTGCCAATACCATTCGTACAGCGGATAAAATCATTGTGCTGGAGGATGGCGAAGCGGTCGGTATCGGTACCCATGAAGAACTGATGAAAAACTGCGAAGTTTACAAAGAAATTTGCTTGAGCCAGATGAGCAGAGAGGAGGCTGGTGTGAAATGAAAAAACCGATTTTGAAGCGCTTGCTTCGTTATATGAAACCGTATCTATCGATTCTGGTGGGGGCGCTTCTTTCAGCAATCGTCAATGTGACGCTGACTCTTTACGGCCCAATCCTAATCGGCAGAGCAATCGACCAGATTGTTGGCACAGGGCAGGTCAACTTTGTAAAGCTATTCCCAATTCTGGTTCAGCTGGCGGCTACGGTGGCCGGCAGTGCGCTGTTCCAGTGGGTACAGGCATACTGTACCAATAAGTCTGCTTACGAAACGGTTCGTGATTTGCGCATTCAGACTTACCGAAAAATCAATTCTTTGCCGCTTTCCTACATTGACAGCCACGCACATGGGGACATTATCGGCCGAATTGTCAATGATGTTGATCAGGTGAGCGATGGCTTGCTGCAGGGAATTACACAGTTTTTCACCGGTATTGTAACCATTGTGGGTACACTGCTGTTTATGCTGGCAATCAGTCCGGTGATTGCACTGGTTGTTGTGCTGGTAACGCCGCTTTCCATTTTTGCGGCGGCTATGGTTGCGCGTTTGTGCCACAAACAGTTCATTGAACAACAGGCAACGCAGGGCGAGCTGACAGGCTTTGTGGAGGAACATATCGGCGGCCAGAAAATTGTTAAAACTTTTGCCTACGAAAAGCACGCACAGGAGCAGTTCGAAGAAATTAACGGCAGGCTTTATCAGTCCGGCGTAAAGGCACAGTTTTATTCTTCGCTTTCCAACCCCAGCACACGGTTCGTCAACAATTTGGTTTACGCTGCTGTTGCTATTACCGGTTCTGCTTGTGTCATTACTGGTCAGCCAACCGTGCTGACGATTGGCCAGGTGCAAAGCTTCCTTGCATATGCAAACCAATACACCAAACCGTTTAATGACGTAACCGCAGTGGTGACACAGCTGCAAACTGCTTTTGCATCCGCACGGCGCCTGTTTGATTTTCTGGATGAAACTGAAGAAGTGCCTGACAAGCAGGATGCAGCCGCACTGACCAATGCAGCAGGTCAGGTGGATGTCAGCAGTCTGGATTTTTCCTACAGCAAAGAGATCAGCCTGATTGAAAATTTGAATATTCACGCAAAACCGGGTGCACGTATTGCAATCGTCGGACCGACCGGCTGTGGCAAAACAACCATTATCAATCTGTTGATGCGCTTTTACGATGCGGACAAGGGCAGCATCTGCATTGACGGCAAAAACGTACGGGATATTACGCGTGCAAGTTTGCGCTCAGTTTTCGGCATGGTGCTGCAGGACAGCTGGCTTTTTTCCGGCACTGTGCGGGAGAACATTGCTTACGGCCGCCCGGATGCGTCCATGGAAGACGTTGTTGCTGCAGCGAAAGCTGCCCATGCACACAACTTCATTATGCGCCTGCCGCATGGCTATGACACGATTATCAGTGAAGACGGCAGCAACTTTTCACAGGG containing:
- a CDS encoding ABC transporter ATP-binding protein; protein product: MKKPILKRLLRYMKPYLSILVGALLSAIVNVTLTLYGPILIGRAIDQIVGTGQVNFVKLFPILVQLAATVAGSALFQWVQAYCTNKSAYETVRDLRIQTYRKINSLPLSYIDSHAHGDIIGRIVNDVDQVSDGLLQGITQFFTGIVTIVGTLLFMLAISPVIALVVVLVTPLSIFAAAMVARLCHKQFIEQQATQGELTGFVEEHIGGQKIVKTFAYEKHAQEQFEEINGRLYQSGVKAQFYSSLSNPSTRFVNNLVYAAVAITGSACVITGQPTVLTIGQVQSFLAYANQYTKPFNDVTAVVTQLQTAFASARRLFDFLDETEEVPDKQDAAALTNAAGQVDVSSLDFSYSKEISLIENLNIHAKPGARIAIVGPTGCGKTTIINLLMRFYDADKGSICIDGKNVRDITRASLRSVFGMVLQDSWLFSGTVRENIAYGRPDASMEDVVAAAKAAHAHNFIMRLPHGYDTIISEDGSNFSQGQRQLLCIARVMLVDPPILILDEATSSIDTRTEIHIQHAFDRMIKGRTSFIVAHRLSTIKSADCILVMNKGHIMEQGTHEELLQKGGFYAKLYNSQFAGAQI
- a CDS encoding ABC transporter ATP-binding protein, whose amino-acid sequence is MRKLAKYLKKYRVFMILGPAFKLIEAIFELIVPLVVADMIDNGVRKGNLPYVYHQGMIMLVLAAVGLCSTLVCQRMASYASQGFGTSLRSAMYEKINSFSHTEIDTFGTPSLITRITNDINQLQVAVAMLVRLVIRAPFLAIGSVIMAISIDWKLGLIFLVATPLIGLALYLIMSRSVPFFKVMQQKLDRISLVSREGLSGVRVIRAFSREKTEEGRFNTAAEAQADIAVRVGKLSALLNPVTYMIMNFSVVAILWFGGTQVNTGSLSQGQVMAFVNYMSQTLLALMVVANLVVVFTKASASASRVTEVLETVPAIQEKGDKPVQPVPGVPKVEFRDVSFSYDGSDKYALQNINLTINKGETIGIIGGTGCGKSTLVRLIPRLYETTKGQVLVDGVPVQQYPFAQLRHLVGMVPQEARLFTGTIRSNLRWRNQTASEEELQTALRISQSAEFVSRMKQGMDSIVEAGGKNFSGGQRQRLTIARALVGSPQILILDDSASALDFATDAALRKAIREETQDSTVILVSQRANTIRTADKIIVLEDGEAVGIGTHEELMKNCEVYKEICLSQMSREEAGVK